From Thermodesulfobacteriota bacterium, a single genomic window includes:
- a CDS encoding 2-oxoglutarate dehydrogenase E1 component: MNIWKDFHGPNAGYILELYERYLKDRDSVDTKTRALFDQWKPETDGLPTAQTTDVRKIVGAVNLAQAIRTYGHLDAQLDPLGSKPPGDPSLDINTHGLTEEDLRQLPASLIDTPLSENSANAWEAIEKLRTVYSSTTGYDFHHIHAPEERKWLREAAESGRFRPPKDPIAPKTLLERLTQVEVFERFLHRIFPGKFRFSIEGMDILVPMLDEMIGEAAEAGIHNILLGMAHRGRLNVMAHVLNKPYTQILAKFKDPVQQRDFHDSLGWTGDVKYHEGARRAVRNGKQIDLVVTLAPNPSHLEAVNPVVEGMARAASTYVNKPGAPAFDHTVNLPILIHGDAGFPGQGVVAETLNLSRLPGYFTGGTIHIITNNQLGYTTTPQEGRSTLYASDLAKGFEIPIIHVNADDPVACIEAARMAFAYLAQFQKDILIDLVGYRRLGHNEADEPGFTQPLMYQQIENHPTVRELWANTLIELSTIERDWPEELVNKYTAELHNALETFKPEESIDPHLSPPPPGAARKAKTSVPADLLRELNEALIKTPEGFTIHPKLRRGRERRRKALENMDEPSIDWGMAEDLALASILADGIAVRFTGQDTERGTFSHRHAVLHDVKTGNRFIPLQSIPQAKASFEIHNSPLTENAAIGFEYGYNIQEPERLVVWEAQYGDFINGAQTMIDEFLVSARSKWGQTPSLVLLLPHGYEGQGPDHSSGRLERFLQLCADTNMRVANCTTSAQYFHLLRRQALLLKTDPLPLIVMTPKSLLRHPFVASSLRDLAEGSWQPVIDDDKAQKKPDKVHRLILCSGKVYVDLVSSELRGKNPDTALVRVEQLYPLPKSEIKEAIGKYTKLKEVVWLQEEPENMGAWRYIAPRLKKLSGGLPIHYIGRRALSSPAEGSSSHHKVNQDALIEQAYSKSEITRLKETDIIWLKNT; encoded by the coding sequence ATGAATATATGGAAGGACTTTCATGGCCCCAATGCGGGTTATATATTGGAGCTTTATGAGCGGTATCTTAAAGACAGAGATTCCGTAGACACTAAAACTAGGGCGTTATTCGACCAATGGAAGCCGGAGACGGACGGTCTGCCCACGGCGCAGACGACGGATGTCAGGAAGATTGTTGGTGCAGTTAACCTAGCCCAGGCAATTCGCACCTACGGCCACCTGGACGCTCAGCTTGACCCGCTCGGCAGTAAGCCACCAGGCGACCCATCCTTGGATATTAATACACATGGCTTGACCGAGGAAGACCTTCGTCAACTCCCAGCCAGCTTGATTGACACCCCGCTGTCGGAAAATTCGGCAAATGCCTGGGAGGCTATAGAGAAACTGCGTACCGTGTATTCATCCACTACCGGATATGACTTCCATCATATCCATGCACCGGAAGAAAGGAAATGGCTCAGGGAGGCCGCTGAATCGGGCCGTTTCCGGCCGCCTAAAGACCCTATTGCCCCTAAAACACTCCTTGAACGGCTGACGCAGGTGGAGGTTTTCGAGCGCTTCCTGCATCGTATCTTCCCGGGAAAGTTTCGTTTCTCCATAGAGGGCATGGATATTTTGGTGCCGATGCTGGACGAGATGATCGGCGAAGCCGCCGAAGCCGGTATTCACAACATCTTGCTGGGCATGGCTCACCGGGGGCGTCTGAACGTAATGGCGCACGTTCTTAACAAACCATACACACAGATATTGGCCAAATTCAAAGACCCGGTACAACAGCGGGACTTTCATGACAGCCTAGGCTGGACCGGAGACGTAAAGTACCACGAGGGGGCTAGACGAGCGGTCAGAAATGGCAAGCAAATCGACTTGGTAGTTACGTTGGCCCCTAACCCCAGCCATCTGGAGGCGGTCAATCCGGTGGTAGAAGGCATGGCCCGTGCGGCAAGCACCTACGTGAACAAGCCGGGGGCGCCCGCGTTTGACCATACCGTTAACCTGCCCATATTAATACATGGCGATGCCGGCTTTCCCGGGCAAGGAGTGGTTGCGGAAACCCTAAATCTATCCCGCCTGCCAGGCTACTTCACCGGCGGCACAATCCACATCATTACCAATAACCAGTTGGGTTACACCACCACCCCCCAAGAGGGGCGTAGCACTCTTTATGCCAGCGACTTGGCGAAAGGATTTGAAATCCCCATCATCCACGTCAATGCCGACGACCCCGTTGCCTGCATCGAGGCGGCTAGAATGGCCTTTGCCTATCTGGCCCAATTTCAGAAGGACATTTTGATCGACCTGGTAGGGTACCGACGTTTAGGCCATAACGAGGCGGACGAGCCCGGTTTTACTCAACCTTTGATGTACCAGCAGATTGAAAACCATCCTACAGTCCGAGAGTTGTGGGCAAATACGTTAATCGAGCTCAGTACAATAGAGAGGGACTGGCCGGAAGAACTAGTGAATAAGTACACGGCCGAACTCCATAATGCGCTGGAGACGTTTAAACCCGAAGAATCGATAGACCCACATTTATCACCCCCTCCTCCGGGTGCGGCTCGGAAAGCAAAGACATCTGTCCCAGCGGATTTACTCCGCGAATTAAACGAGGCTTTGATCAAGACACCGGAGGGTTTCACCATTCATCCAAAATTACGCCGGGGCAGGGAGCGAAGAAGAAAGGCGCTTGAAAACATGGATGAGCCCTCCATAGATTGGGGAATGGCTGAGGACCTTGCTTTAGCCTCCATCTTGGCCGACGGAATTGCCGTTCGTTTCACCGGCCAGGATACCGAACGAGGAACCTTCAGCCACAGGCATGCCGTCCTTCACGATGTGAAAACCGGCAATAGATTCATACCACTCCAATCTATACCCCAAGCCAAGGCATCTTTCGAGATACATAATAGCCCTCTCACCGAGAATGCGGCGATTGGTTTCGAGTACGGTTACAACATTCAGGAACCGGAGAGATTGGTAGTATGGGAAGCCCAGTACGGCGATTTCATCAACGGCGCTCAGACGATGATTGATGAGTTCTTGGTGTCGGCGAGGTCCAAATGGGGGCAGACACCGTCTCTGGTGTTGCTTTTGCCCCATGGATACGAGGGGCAGGGCCCCGACCACTCTAGTGGAAGGCTAGAGCGATTCCTGCAGCTTTGTGCGGACACCAATATGCGTGTAGCCAACTGTACTACCTCCGCCCAGTATTTCCACCTCCTGAGGAGACAAGCACTTCTTTTAAAGACTGACCCGCTGCCTCTCATCGTGATGACTCCAAAAAGCCTCTTGAGGCATCCTTTTGTGGCATCATCCCTCCGCGACCTTGCCGAAGGTAGCTGGCAACCGGTTATAGATGATGATAAAGCACAGAAGAAACCGGATAAGGTACACCGTCTTATTTTATGTAGCGGCAAGGTGTATGTAGACCTGGTATCGAGCGAATTAAGGGGTAAAAACCCGGATACGGCCTTGGTCCGGGTAGAACAACTCTACCCCCTGCCCAAGAGCGAGATCAAGGAAGCGATAGGCAAATACACCAAGCTTAAAGAGGTGGTTTGGTTACAAGAAGAACCGGAAAACATGGGGGCATGGAGGTACATCGCGCCTCGACTGAAAAAGCTTTCGGGTGGACTTCCCATACACTACATCGGACGCCGCGCCCTATCCAGTCCGGCAGAGGGTTCTTCCTCTCATCACAAAGTTAATCAAGATGCCCTGATAGAACAGGCCTACAGTAAGTCAGAAATAACCCGGCTCAAGGAAACAGATATTATTTGGTTAAAAAATACCTAA